The Chryseobacterium glaciei DNA window GCAGGAAAAATTTCCACCTTCCGTAGCGCAAGTTGAAACAGCTATTCCCGCTTTTATCGGGTACACAGCAGAAGGAACAAAAAACAAACCAACAAGAATCTCTTCAATGTTGGAATACGAAACCCTTTTTGGTAAAGCAAACCCGGAAGTTTTTGCGGTAGCTTTCAAAGATGGCGTTGCAACAGCAACACAAACTAAGGTAAGCGACTTCAAAATGTATTATGCTATGCAAATGTATTTTGCTAATGGTGGTGGCCCTTGTTATATCGTTTCGGTAGGAGATTACAGCGGTCTGGTGACTGTAGGAACCTCTACAACGGTAGGAACTCTATTATACGGTCTTGAGTTGTTAAAGAAAGAAGACGAGCCTACTCTTATCGTTTTTCCGGATCTTCAAGGTTTAGTCCCTTCTACTGCTGATGTTGCTACTGCTCAAGCCGCTGCTCAAGTTGCAGACAGTAATAAAATTGCGGCGACTGCTGCTAAAGATGCTGCTAAAGCTGTTACAGACGTTGTTGCTGGTGCTAATGTAGATGCCGCTGTGGACGCTGCTGTTGCTAAGGCTATTACTTATATTGTTAATGACCCTAACAATGCACAAATCGCTGCTGCTCAGGCTGCTCAGGCTGTCGTAGATGCTGTTAAGGTTGCTGCTGTTGTTAATAATGCTACTGTTACTACTGTTAAGGCTGCTGCTCAGGTTGTTGCTGATGCTTTTAACACAGATCTTACGACTGTTACAACTATTGCTACAGCTGCTACAGCTGCTAAATCTTTAGCTGTTTCCAGAGCTGGCGATGCTGCTGGTATTAGCCTAACGTACTCTCTGTACAACAAAGCTTTAGATCAGGCAGAATTATTAAAAGACAGATTCGTAATTATGGATGTTCTTGGAGATGATGTTACTTTTAGAAAAGAAGTAGTTGCTACAGGTTTAAACTATGGTGCAGCTTATCATCCAAAGTTAAAAACAGTTTTGAGTTATGATTTCAAGGATGCAGATATTTTAGTTACTGGTGCATCTGGTATTACAAATTTAGCAGCATTGAAATTAGCAAGCTCAGAATTATACAATCAAGCCAAAAAAGCAATTGCATCGAAACAAGTGGTAATGGCTCCATCATCATCAATGGCAGGAGTTTATGCTAAAGTGGACAGTACTTCAGGAGTATTTAAAGCACCGGCTAACCTAGGACTTAACTTCGTTGAAGCTCCAATAGTAAAAATTTCTGACAGAGAGCAGGATGCTCTTAATGTAGATCCAACATCGGGAAAATCAATTAACGCGATCAGAACTTTTACAGGAAAAGGAACATTAGTTTGGGGCGCAAGAACACTGGACGGAAACAGTAATGAGTGGAGATATGTTTCTGTACGTCGTTTCTTCAACATGGTGGAAGAATCTGTGAAAAAATCTACAGAACGTTTCGTTTTCGAACCGAATACTGCTAATACTTGGATTCGTGTACAAACGATGATCGAGAATTTCCTTAATCAACAATGGCAAGACGGCGCATTGGCTGGAAGCAAACCTGAAGAAGCTTACTACGTAAGTGTTGGTTTAAACAAAACAATGTCTGCTCAGGATATTTTGGAAGGAAGAATGGTCATTGAAGTTGGTATGGCTGCGGTTCGTCCTGCTGAATTTATTGTGCTACGTTTTTCACACAAGTTGCAAGAAGCATAAAATAATTAAACTAAATAACAATTAAATATAAATAAAATTATGAGTACATATCCATTAGTAAAGTTTGCCTTTGAAGTAGATTGGGGCGGAACAAAAGTAGGTTTTCAAGAAGTATCTGGTTTAAATATTGAAGCTGGTCTTATTGAATACAGACATGGAGCAAGTCCGGATTTCAGCAAAATTAAAATGCCCGGATTGAAAGTTTTCAATAACATTACTTTAAAGAGAGGAACTTTCAAACAAGATAACGAGTTTTTCGCTTGGTTCCAGTCAATTCAATTGAATACAGTAGAAAGAAGATCAATTACTATCTCACTTTTAGACGAAAACGGAGAGCCTGCAGTCACTTGGAAAGTGAAAAATGCATTCCCACTTAAATTACAGTCAACAGATTTAAAAGCTGAAGGTAATGAGGTTGCTATTGAAACTTTAGAATTGGCACACGAAGGATTAACTATTGAAAATAACTAATTATTAACATTAAATTTTAAAAAAAATGAATTACAAAACACCTGGAGTCTACGTAGAGGAAATCGCAAAATTCCCACCATCTGTAGCACAAGTAGAAACGGCTATTCCTGCTTTTATCGGATATACTGAAAAAGGGCCAAAAAATGAACCAACAAGAATCTCTTCTATGTTGGAATACGAAACAATTTTTGGAAAAGCAAAAAACGAAGCTTTTACATTTGCTGTAGTTGCAGAAACTACTACACCGCCAATTAAACCTAGAACAGTTACTGCCGAGTTAACAGCGCCTAATCTTTTCAAAATGTATTATGCTATGCAGATGTATTTTGCTAATGGCGGTGGACCATGTTATATTGTTTCTGCTGGAGAATCGGCTGGCTATCCAGCTTCGGTAGTGAAATCTGAATTGGAAAAGGGTCTTAATACTTTAGAGAAAGAAGACGAACCGACTCTTATTGTTTTCCCAGATGCTGAAGGTTTAAGTTCAGACAACGCTTATGATTTGTATGGACAAGCTTTAGATCATGCAGGATTGATGAAAGACAGATTTGTTATCATGGATGTTATTGGAAATAACGACGCAACTGCGGTTGATGAGTTTAGACTAAAACTGGATAGCAGCGAAAATTTAAAATATGGTGCGGCTTATTATCCAAAATTAGAAACAGTTTTAAGCTATAGCTATGATCCAGCGATTACTGTTGGAACTAATACTTTAGAATATTGGAAAACTAATGACTCTGAATTGTATAACTTAGCTAAAGCAGCAATCGAGTCTAACAAAGTAGTAATGGCTCCATCATCAACAATGGCCGGAGTTTATGCTAAAGTAGACAGTACTTCAGGAGTATTTAAAGCACCTGCTAACATTGGACTAAACTATGTAGTAGCACCTAAAGTAAAAATCTCTCATGAAGATCAAGAAATTCTTAACGTAGATCCAACTGCTGGAAAATCAATTAACGCGATCAGAACTTTTACAGGAAAAGGAACATTAGTTTGGGGAGCAAGAACGTTAGACGGAAACAGCAATGAATGGAGATATGTATCAGTACGTCGTTTCTTCAACATGGTGGAAGAATCTGTGAAAAAATCTACAGAACGTTTCGTTTTCGAACCTAATACTGCTAATACATGGATTCGTGTACAAACGATGATCGAGAATTTCCTTAATCAACAATGGCAAGACGGCGCATTGGCTGGAAGCAAACCTGAAGAAGCTTATTACGTAAGTGTTGGTTTGAACAAAACCATGTCTGCTCAGGATATTTTGGAAGGAAGAATGGTCATTGAAATTGGTATGGCTGCGGTGCGTCCTGCTGAATTTATTGTGTTACGTTTTTCACACAAGTTGCAAGAAGCATAAATTAATTAAACTAAATAACAATTAAATATAAATAAAATTATGAGTACATATCCATTAGTGAAATTTGCCTTTGAAGTAGATTGGGGCGGAACAAAAGTAGGTTTTCAAGAAGTATCTGGTTTAAATATTGAAGCTGGTCTTATTGAATACAGACATGGAGCAAGTCCGGATTTCAGCAAAATTAAAATGCCTGGATTGAAAGTTTTCAATAACATTACTTTAAAAAGAGGAACTTTCAAACAAGATAACGAGTTTTTTGCTTGGTTCCAATCAATTCAATTGAATACAGTAGAAAGGAGATCAATTACCATTTCACTTTT harbors:
- a CDS encoding phage tail protein, encoding MSTYPLVKFAFEVDWGGTKVGFQEVSGLNIEAGLIEYRHGASPDFSKIKMPGLKVFNNITLKRGTFKQDNEFFAWFQSIQLNTVERRSITISLLDENGEPAVTWKVKNAFPLKLQSTDLKAEGNEVAIETLELAHEGLTIENN
- a CDS encoding phage tail sheath family protein, with amino-acid sequence MNYKTPGVYVEEQEKFPPSVAQVETAIPAFIGYTAEGTKNKPTRISSMLEYETLFGKANPEVFAVAFKDGVATATQTKVSDFKMYYAMQMYFANGGGPCYIVSVGDYSGLVTVGTSTTVGTLLYGLELLKKEDEPTLIVFPDLQGLVPSTADVATAQAAAQVADSNKIAATAAKDAAKAVTDVVAGANVDAAVDAAVAKAITYIVNDPNNAQIAAAQAAQAVVDAVKVAAVVNNATVTTVKAAAQVVADAFNTDLTTVTTIATAATAAKSLAVSRAGDAAGISLTYSLYNKALDQAELLKDRFVIMDVLGDDVTFRKEVVATGLNYGAAYHPKLKTVLSYDFKDADILVTGASGITNLAALKLASSELYNQAKKAIASKQVVMAPSSSMAGVYAKVDSTSGVFKAPANLGLNFVEAPIVKISDREQDALNVDPTSGKSINAIRTFTGKGTLVWGARTLDGNSNEWRYVSVRRFFNMVEESVKKSTERFVFEPNTANTWIRVQTMIENFLNQQWQDGALAGSKPEEAYYVSVGLNKTMSAQDILEGRMVIEVGMAAVRPAEFIVLRFSHKLQEA
- a CDS encoding phage tail sheath family protein, with the protein product MNYKTPGVYVEEIAKFPPSVAQVETAIPAFIGYTEKGPKNEPTRISSMLEYETIFGKAKNEAFTFAVVAETTTPPIKPRTVTAELTAPNLFKMYYAMQMYFANGGGPCYIVSAGESAGYPASVVKSELEKGLNTLEKEDEPTLIVFPDAEGLSSDNAYDLYGQALDHAGLMKDRFVIMDVIGNNDATAVDEFRLKLDSSENLKYGAAYYPKLETVLSYSYDPAITVGTNTLEYWKTNDSELYNLAKAAIESNKVVMAPSSTMAGVYAKVDSTSGVFKAPANIGLNYVVAPKVKISHEDQEILNVDPTAGKSINAIRTFTGKGTLVWGARTLDGNSNEWRYVSVRRFFNMVEESVKKSTERFVFEPNTANTWIRVQTMIENFLNQQWQDGALAGSKPEEAYYVSVGLNKTMSAQDILEGRMVIEIGMAAVRPAEFIVLRFSHKLQEA
- a CDS encoding phage tail protein, encoding MSTYPLVKFAFEVDWGGTKVGFQEVSGLNIEAGLIEYRHGASPDFSKIKMPGLKVFNNITLKRGTFKQDNEFFAWFQSIQLNTVERRSITISLLDENGEPAVTWKVKNAFPLKLQSTDLKAEGNEVAIETLELAHEGLTIENN